A window of Lagopus muta isolate bLagMut1 chromosome 16, bLagMut1 primary, whole genome shotgun sequence contains these coding sequences:
- the ZHX3 gene encoding zinc fingers and homeoboxes protein 3, translated as MASKRKSTTPCMIPVKTLVLQETELETVEEEPEGTQQDAPTEGLASSNAGATTSSSEALSNGYRSITDGDSYICKGCDFGSQDVQHFFGHLDSEHSDFSKEPTFVCVACNFLVKSHEGLSQHNAESHGSEMSFVWRVAKQDSCTVVEQSLAEAAGSHDPPGEVPEEVADGQSEIIITKTPIMKIMKGKPEAKKIHTLKENVPSQLGAELETKDGEASFTSGSVPVSQATTSATKSSHVVNGSIIGNVPVLPAGVAQLVSLQQQPPLHQQLPTSKSLPKVMIPLSSIPTYNAAMDSNSFLKNSFHKFPYPTKAELCYLTVVTKYPEEQLKIWFTAQRLKQGISWSPEEIEDARKKMFNTVIQSVPQPTITVLNTPLVANPGSVPHLIQATLPGHVVGQPEGTGGLLVTQPIMANGLKGTSSSFTLAVSSVPKPPPAAQHSTVSSGSASALKVVTATPSVLTACPAISSQTFLDPNVFKNKKSHEQLSALKGSFCRNQFPGQAEVERLTKITGLSTKEIRKWFSDRRYHYRNVRGGRAIFPGDSALDSLPEIPFEVPPKGVELTPAAVPVLQHPGRRQSWHQAPDFTATKYKERAPEQLKALESSFAQNPQPPEEEVNRLRGETKMTRREIDSWFTERRKKKVAEESKKAEEAGQQQEEEAENGRGEGEDSLDDLRALGENCSLDASANNPNSAERKVSPIKINLKNLRVTESNGKGEAPGTAAGEKGDSGSNQPPSPPKPKLNFKKTAQQRHLLKQMFVQTQRPTNQEYDAIVSQTGLPRAEVIRWFGDSRYGYKNGQLKWYENYRRGIFPPGLLEVSAAGREVLEEHYKKHKALREDDLPGLCERTQLSAQQVKVWFAAKVEEETRSTSEDAFSSSEQSGSQKGPPDAGSEVLENSEPWEPGGPEGAAEPPGAPVQPPATQLETD; from the exons ATGGCTAGCAAAAGGAAATCTACGACTCCTTGCATGATCCCAGTAAAAACACTGGTGCTTCAGGAAACTGAACTGGAGACTGTTGAAGAGGAACCCGAAGGGACACAGCAAGATGCTCCCACTGAAGGGCTGGCCTCGAGCAATGCTGgtgccaccaccagcagcagtgaagcATTGTCCAACGGGTACCGCAGCATCACCGATGGGGACTCTTACATCTGCAAGGGCTGTGACTTTGGGTCTCAAGACGTTCAGCATTTTTTCGGGCACCTGGACTCTGAGCACTCAGACTTCAGCAAAGAGCCCACGTTTGTGTGCGTTGCATGCAACTTTCTGGTGAAAAGCCATGAAGGGCTCTCACAGCACAACGCGGAGTCGCATGGCAGCGAAATGAGCTTTGTCTGGAGGGTGGCTAAGCAGGACAGTTGTACGGTCGTGGAGCAAAGCCTCGCggaagctgctggcagccaTGACCCTCCGGGAGAGGTCCCTGAGGAAGTGGCAGACGGTCAGTCTGAAATCATCATCACCAAAACCCCCATCATGAAGATAATGAAAGGCAAACCTGAGGCCAAAAAGATCCACACGCTGAAGGAGAATGTGCCGAGTCAGCTGGGTGCTGAGTTGGAGACAAAGGACGGAGAGGCTTCGTTCACCAGCGGCTCGGTGCCGGTCAGCCAGGCCACCACGAGTGCCACAAAATCATCTCATGTAGTGAACGGCTCCATTATTGGAAATGTGCCCGTTCTGCCGGCAGGTGTTGCACAGCTTgtttcactgcagcagcagcctcccctGCATCAGCAGCTACCTACGTCCAAGTCCCTTCCCAAGGTGATGATTCCCCTGAGCAGCATTCCCACGTACAATGCAGCCATGGACTCCAACAGCTTCCTGAAAAACTCTTTCCACAAGTTCCCCTACCCCACAAAAGCTGAGCTCTGCTACCTGACCGTGGTGACAAAATACCCCGAAGAGCAGCTGAAGATCTGGTTCACTGCTCAGAGGCTGAAGCAGGGCATCAGCTGGTCCCCAGAGGAGATAGAAGATGCCAGGAAGAAGATGTTTAACACGGTCATCCAGTCCGTGCCGCAGCCCACCATCACAGTGCTGAACACGCCTTTAGTTGCCAACCCTGGCAGCGTCCCGCACCTCATCCAGGCAACTCTGCCGGGCCACGTGGTGGGGCAGCCCGAGGGCACGGGTGGGCTGCTGGTCACACAGCCCATCATGGCCAATGGGCTGAAAGGCACCAGTTCCTCCTTCACCTTGGCAGTGAGCTCTGTCCCCAAGCCCCCACcggcagctcagcacagcacgGTAAGCTCCGGCAGCGCCTCAGCACTGAAGGTGGTCACAGCCACCCCGTCGGTGCTCACCGCCTGCCCGGCCATCTCCTCACAGACCTTCCTGGATCCCAACGTCTTCAAGAACAAAAAGTCTCACGAGCAGCTCTCTGCCTTGAAgggcagcttctgcaggaatCAGttccctgggcaggctgaggTCGAGAGGCTGACAAAAATAACTGGCTTGTCTACAAAGGAGATTCGGAAGTGGTTCAGCGACAGGCGATACCACTACAGGAACGTGCGAGGCGGCAGGGCCATCTTCCCTGGAGACAGTGCTCTCGACTCTCTGCCTGAAATTCCCTTTGAGGTGCCTCCCAAGGGAGTGGAGCTGACGCCTGCGGCCGTGCCGGTCTTGCAGCACCCGGGCAGGCGGCAGTCCTGGCACCAGGCACCCGACTTCACGGCCACCAAGTACAAGGAGCGCGCGCCAGAGCAGCTGAAGgccctggagagcagctttGCCCAAAATCCTCAGCCCCCGGAGGAAGAGGTGAATCGCTTGAGGGGGGAAACAAAGATGACGCGGAGGGAGATCGACAGCTGGTTcacagagaggaggaagaagaaggtgGCGGAGGAGAGCAAGAAAGCGGAGGAGGCAGGGCAGCAACAGGAGGAAGAGGCTGAGAACGGCCGTGGGGAAGGAGAAGACTCTTTGGATGACCTGAGGGCCCTGGGTGAGAACTGCTCGCTCGATGCCTCCGCCAACAACCCCAACTCAGCCGAGCGCAAGGTGAGTCCCATCAAAATCAACCTGAAGAACCTCCGTGTGACAGAATCCAACGGCAAGGGAGAGGCCCCCGGCACCGCTGCAGGTGAGAAGGGGGACAGCGGCAGCAACcagccccccagccctcccaaacccaaactgaacTTTAAGAAAACAGCCCAGCAGCGGCACTTACTGAAGCAAATGTTCGTGCAGACGCAGCGGCCAACCAACCAGGAGTACGATGCCATCGTGTCGCAGACCGGCCTGCCGCGGGCCGAGGTCATCCGCTGGTTTGGTGACAGTCGGTACGGCTACAAGAACGGGCAGCTCAAATGGTATGAGAACTACCGGCGGGGCATCTTCCCCCCCGGCCTGCTGGAGGTGAGCGCGGCAGGGcgggaggtgctggaggagcacTACAAGAAGCACAAGGCGCTGCGTGAGGATGATCTGCCCGGGCTCTGTGAGCGCACCCAGCTCAGCGCCCAGCAGGTGAAGGTGTGGTTTGCAGCAAAGGTGGAGGAGGAGACCCGGAGCACCTCTGAGGATGCCTTCTCCAGCAGCGAGCAGTCGGGGAGCCAGAAAGGGCCACCTGATGCTGGCTCGGAGGTGTTGGAGAACAGCGAGCCCTGGGAGCCGGGCGGTCCGGAGGGGGCAGCTGAGCCCCCTGGAGCCCCCGTCCAGCCACCTGCCACACAGCTCG aaacaGACTGA